The Flavobacterium sp. 1 genome contains the following window.
GACTGGTAGTTAAAAGTTATAGTATTGAGCAGAATATTAAAGTTTTTAAAGCCTGATTCCTCTACATTTCTATACCAATGCGCCAGTTTGGTCATGGCAATGTGTTTGTCATTGTTGTTATTGTAAATCCCTCGAAGTTGTTGATTTAGATTATATGCTGTCTTTATATCGGGGTATAATTCAAATAACATTTGAGCCCTTTCTTTTTGATTTTCAGTCCATTTTTCGCGAGATTTATAGAGTAGATACCTGCTTCTGGCCAAAAGTTGTTTTAGAGAATCTCCATTAGGCAAGAGCTCTGGGATATATGTTTTATTCTCTCTTTTTGCCTGCAATATCAATTGATTCTCAAAATCCATAGCTTCCCATCGATGCTTGATTCTAATCTCTTGTAAAGCTTCCAATGCTAATTTTTGAACATGAAACCTATCGGTCACTTGTATTGCTTTTGGAAAGCATCTCTTAGAGATTAGTTTCATGGAATTAGCCATGTCAAGTGTTATCTCTTTGACACAGCTCCTCTTCTTATAATCAATCTTACTGATGTGTTCTATAACCTGATCAGCCTTGGTTCCAGCAACAATAGCAACTAATGAACCTTTTTTGCCTTTGAATTTCTTGTTGGTTACAATAGTATAAAGTTCACCCTGAGATAAAGCTACTTCGTCAATTGATAAATGAGTACCTATATTTTCAGGATAAACAATCCATTGATGTGCATGTTCTCGTGGATCCCAAGTATTAAAGGAACTCAAGTGCTTTTTGTATTGTCTTTGGAGCTTCTTTCCGTTTACTCCGAAAAAACCTCCAATGGTATGACAATCGGTAGCGCTGTTATCTATTAATTTCTTTTAAAAAAGCCGCAAACTCTTGAGTCATGCGGGTTCCTTTGGCAACTAAATTCCAATCTCTTTTAATAATTTCTCCTGTGGTTTTATTAGTCCAGCGACGTCT
Protein-coding sequences here:
- a CDS encoding transposase yields the protein MGGFFGVNGKKLQRQYKKHLSSFNTWDPREHAHQWIVYPENIGTHLSIDEVALSQGELYTIVTNKKFKGKKGSLVAIVAGTKADQVIEHISKIDYKKRSCVKEITLDMANSMKLISKRCFPKAIQVTDRFHVQKLALEALQEIRIKHRWEAMDFENQLILQAKRENKTYIPELLPNGDSLKQLLARSRYLLYKSREKWTENQKERAQMLFELYPDIKTAYNLNQQLRGIYNNNNDKHIAMTKLAHWYRNVEESGFKNFNILLNTITFNYQSILNYFDNRSTNASAESFNAKIKAFRSQFRGVRNIDFFLFRLSNLLTFPPQLLLLIRYNPIFFS